A segment of the Butyrivibrio fibrisolvens genome:
ATACATGGTACAAAAAAGGTGCCGCCAAGCAGCTTCGTCTGACAAGACTATACGAATACTATATGATGTCTCTTCCTGAAGATGAGGATGGAAAGGCTATTGATGACATTCCAAGGGTTGTTCTGATGTATTTTTCATATCAGAGTAATCTTCCATGGACTAAGAATGCTGTTCTTTACAGGTATATATACGAGCATATGGATGACTATCCGGAACTTTATGAATCCTACAGGTTCCAGATAGAAAAGTTCCTTGTTGCTGAGATTGAGAAAAAGCATATAAGCCCTGCGCTTGGCTGGCTCTATGAGCATGTGGTCACAGCGCAGATGATCGATGCCCAGAATGCGCAGAAGTTCCTTTCACTTCTTTATACATGCAGGATTGTTGTTGAAGATCCTGATATAAAAGAAGTCATCGTTATATATGATAAGTGTAGAAGCCAGATGCACTATGATGTTGTAGGCAAAGTATGCAATCTTCCCTTATACGGAAGTGAATATACCATACTTCTTGCTGATGCCAATGGTGACCGTCATGCGGCTTCTGCTCCTTATAGTATTACCAAGCTGATGAATCCAAGAGATCTTATTTCTCTTACAACTCCGTATATTCAGAGCGGTACAGAGAACCTTGATCAGTTTTTGTGCGAGCTTGGTAGAAGTGCATATACCATAACACTTGAAAATGTCTCAAGATACAGAGATCTGGCAGATTCTGATGTTATAAGAGAAGATGTTCGTGCCCAGATCAGATCTGATCTCATAAGATTTTATTATGAGATCAGATCTGATCTCATAAGATTTTATTATGAGAATGATTTTATGAGGCAGTTATCAGAATACCTTAATATCATCGAGCCCGAGAAGCTTACACAGAGGCAGCGTGGTGAGATGCTTGAGCTTATGGTTCTTACAGGTATGTATGATAAGGCTGTTAAGTGGCTGAGGCGCTATGGCTGCTACAATATTGATCCTAAGATAATAATGCGTCTGTGCGGAAGAGCTTTTGATGCACAGAAGGATTATGGAGATATAGTACTTACCGAGATCGCGTGGTATGCATTCCACTTAGGTAAGTATGATGAGCCTACACTTCTTTTCCTGTGCAATAGTTTTCAGGGCACGATCAGGGAGATGAGAGATCTGTTCAAGGCTTCCGAATCCTATGGCATGGAGAACAGAGATCTTATTGAAAGAATCCTTGTTCAGATGCTGTATACGGGTTCTTATCTTGGAGATCACGTTGACATTTACAGGAACTATGTAAGAACGGGAACATATCTTGATCTGGAGATGGCTTATATTGCGCAGTGTTCCTATGATTACATGGTAAGGGATAAGGTGACGGAACCTTATATCTACAGCCGTATAGAAACACTTTATAAAAATGGAGCCTTGCTTCCGCTGGTTGCTATGATGGCTTATCTTAAGTTCTTCGCATACGCTGATCCTATGGATAGAGAAATTGCAGCAAAGAGCTTTGGTACAGAACAAAAAGAGACGGGTGTTTCCAGAAATAATGAGATCTGCAAGGCATTTTTGAAAACGCTTATGTCAAAGGATCTGTATTTTGAGTTCTTTAAGAACTATACTAGCCTTTCATCTGTGATGCACACATTTGCAGACAGGATGATCCTTGAATATCATACAAGACCTCATATCAGATGCAGAGTTCATTATATGCTCATAACAGAGGCAGGTGGCGAGGATTCAGGCGAATACCAGGTTCGAGATCTTAAGGAGATGTATGACGGAATATATGATGCGTCATTTATTCTGTTCTACGGCGAGCAGCTTCAGTACTATATTACGGAAGAACCAGAGCAAAGACTTGATGAAAATGGTCACATTAAACCTCAAAAGCTGACAGAAAGCGGTATCCTTTCGATCGCGGATGAAAGTTTTTCTGAAGGTTCAAGAAAGGGTATATATGGCCTTATCAATGATGTGATGATGTCTGAGGCCCTAAGCGATGATAAAGCCCAGTTCAAGCTCGTTTCAGATTATTATAGGAATAAATTCCTTGTGGAGGAGTTTTTTAAGCCGGTATGATATTTGACACCAAAAAATCTAAAAGCTATGTACTTGGATATGATCTCTCGGATTCCTTTTGCCAGATTTCCTATCTGTCATCGGATTGCGATATGCCGCAGACTCTGTCTGTCCTTGCGGGAGCAGAGCTTTATAATATCCCTACTGTTCTTTCCAAAGAAAAGGGGACTTCTAATTGGTACTACGGCAAAGAAGCTTCTGCGAGGATCAAGGAAAAGGGAGATATCGAGATAAGCGGTCTTGTCGAAAAGGCGAGGAACGGAGCTGTTGTCATGGTGGATGGGGCTGAGTACAGTCCTGTGGCTCTTCTTGCTCTTTTTATAAAAAGAAGTCTGTCTCTTTTATCAATGGAAATGTCGATGGAACTTGTAAAATCCATCGTTTTTACAGCAAGAGACCTTGATGACAAGATGATAGAAGTTCTGTCCATGGTAGTTGATAAGCTTGGCCTTGATGGCTGCAGCGTTTTTTACCAAAGCTATGAAGAAAGTTTCTATTACTATATGCTGTATCAGCCGGATGATCTTAAGAGGCAGAGTGCCATAGCTCTGAACTATGATTTTGGCAGGATGTATGTCTATCTTCTTAGGTTTAACAGAGGGCTTAGTCCTATAGTGGCATGTGTTGATACTTCTTATTATGACGATCTGGCGCTTGCTGATCCGGAGCTTCCGGCTTCGCAGGAGAAGATCGATATGATGGATGAACAGCTTTCTTTCCTTCTGCGTCATCAGATGGAGAATATGGTTGTTAATTCAGTTTATCTTCTTGGTAACGGATTCAGGTCACAGTGGATGAACAAGAGCCTTAAGTTCCTTTGTACAGGCAGAAGGGTATTTCTGGGGAATAATCTTTTTTCCAAAGGTGCAAGTATAGCTGCAAGAGAGAAGATAAGTCCGAGCGACTTTGCTTCAGATTATGTGTTCCTTAGAAAAGACAAGCTTTTTTACAATGTTGGGATGGTGGTTGATAAGTCGGGCAAGGAGGTATATCATGCGCTCCTTGATGCAGGCATATCATGGTACGATGCGGCTGCATCAATAAGTGTGATCCTGGATAAAGAGCCCTGGCTTAAGCTTATCATGACTTCGGTAATTGAGGGGACGCAGCATGAGGAACTTTTGGAGCTTAAGGATATGCCGCAGCGCCCTGAGAGAACAACAAGGCTTAAGATCGATCTGAGGATGAAGTCTGAAGAAGTGCTTACTGTGTATGTTGAAGATCAGGGATTTGGAGAGATATTCCCATCAAGTGGCACTACGTGGAGCCTTGATGTTTCGTGCAAGAGAAATATAGAGATAGAAAATATTGTTTGATGGAGTTTTTATGAGCAATGTCAAAATGTGTGTCGGTGCAAGATCAGATACACCGTATTACATGAAGCACTTTGATACAGAACTGTATACCATTGAGGAATTGTGCTATATCATCACGATGAATGCTTTCATTTTGGAGGATGAGGATTTTGATGATGACCTTATCGTATGGATAAGGGACAGGCTTCACCTTCAGCCGCTTTCAGATATGCTTTCAAATTTGAAAAGTGGTGGAGCGGGTCTTTCTGAGATTGTTATGACAATTCTTGGATATGTGGGTTATAACACGGAAAAAGAGATCAGTGAAGTCAGAAATCTTCTTGAGCAAAGCTCTCATATGGATCAGTACGATAAGAAGCTTAACAAGGCCCGTATGTTTCTTGATCAGGGTAAGCTTTCAAGTGCTGAAGAAGAGTACAGGTATCTGGAAGATAATCTTCCGGAGGGCGCACTGCAGGAGCTTTCAATTGTGTATCACAATCTGGGAGTTATTTTTGCAAAGAAGTTCTATTTCATGGAGGCGGCAGAGTGCTTTAGAAAGGAATATGACATTGTTCATACTAAGAGTGCTCTGATGTCATATATGTATGCAGTCAGGATCTGCATGACAGAGAAGCAGTATATCGATTATATGGCTGATAATAAAGACGCATATCTTCTTTCTATGGAGCTTGAAAAGAAGATGAGCGATGCCGGGCTTATATATGATGCGGGAGATGATAAGCATCATCTTGCGACTCTTTCTGTTTACAGAACGGAAGGTAATCACACTGCTTATAAAAACGGTATGAATGAGATCGTTAATAGTATGAAGGAAGAATACAGGAACATGTGTAGCTGAAAGTATGACTTCTTGTGACTTTGGATCAGTGATTCTTTATAGTTTTCTACTTTTGGAAAGGATGGGGAAGCTATGGGATTGTTGGACTTATTTCGCTTTAAAAAAGATGATGACGAACTTGAGCTTTCAGAGGATTCTAAGGAATACGAATACGAAGAGAAAGATCCTGATGAAGAATCAGGAAGAGAGAGAATGCGCCGTGACAGGCATTCTGTTGGAGACTGGGAGAAGGTAGTTTATTCCAGGGAGGGTGTCAATATAGATGATGCCGCTTCAAGGAGGGGCTATGTCCAAAACTGTCTTTCTCAGATGGAGGAGGGAACCCGCCAGATAGAATCTCTTCAGTATGAATACAGGACTGTAACCGGCTATCTTCATGATATGGAGCTTTTAAATGAGCTTCCAAAAGATGAGCGCAGTACGATCAATGAGTATGCCAGAAAGATCTATGAGAATGAAGAACAGCGTCAGCAGTATTTAAGGCGTCAGGGCAAGATGACTGACAAGGAGTACGAGAGTGTTGAAAAACTTCAGGGTCAGGAAGCTGATATTATCAAGAAAATGAAGGATTCTGAAGATTATCACAGGAAGATAAGAAAGGATCTTATAAGGCTTGATAATGAGCGTCAGGCTTATGATGTGAGGAAACAGGAAGCAGATAAAGCACTTGTTACTAATAGAAATCTTTCTATATTTACGGTAGTGGCACTTGTTATTGTTCTTATCGTGCTTGTAAGCCTTCAGATGGTAATGAGGCTTGATGTTGCACTTGCATATATGCTGGTAATTCTTGTTTCTGCGTTGTCTATCGTCGGGTTATACATGAGACATGGTTCCTGCATGCAGGAAAGAAAAGCGGTAAGAGCTGCCAAGGCTCGTCTTATACAGCTTCAGAATACTGTAAAAGTCAGGTATGTAAATAATTTAAATCTTCTTGATTATATGTATCTTAAATATGGAGTTGAATCAAGCAGTCAGCTTCAGTCTATGATAGAGCGCTATCATGAAGAAAGAGCGCAAAGGATCCAGTTTGAAGAAGCTGAAAGACAGCTTGCGGATGACCAGAGGGAACTTCTTCGTGCGCTTCGTAATGCTCAGGTAAGAACTCCTGAGATATGGCTACATCAGCCGGAAGCACTCATTAATCATAATGAGGAAGTGGAGGTGCGCCATAATCTTATCGTTCAACGACAGTCCCTTAGAAAACGTATGGACTATAACAGAGAGATGGTCATAGGCGGAGCCAGGAAAGAGATAGAAGATCTGGCGCGTACCTATCCGCGCTATGCTAGCGAAATCCTTGACCAGGTAGCAAGATTCCAGGGAGTGGAACTGTAGGAAAATGTACACCGCCCATTGCGGATCAACTTGTAAGGGTAGTCAATAAAGCTTTTTCGTATCATTTTGAAGTTGTTATTAAATTCAAGAGCTTGATAGATAAATCTTTATATTCTTCTTGGGGTCCGCATGTCTGAGCGAAGCGAGTTTCGGACCCCAGAATATAAAGATTTAGATATCATGCCTTGAATTATAACAGCTTCAAGATACGAAAAAGCTTTATTGACTACCCTTGCAAGTTGATCCGCAATGGGCGGTGTACATTTTACAAGTGGGAAGCCTTCAGAAAATATAAAATTTGAACAACTGTTCAAAAATGCTTGATTATCTCTTTGAGATTTGCTATAAATGTAAAGGCGATTGCATTAGGATGTGACAAAGAAAATGCACTGGTCTGATGCATATGCCAAATAGAATCAGTTTGTATATCTATAGCAAAGGTCAGGAGGATGTTATGAGTACGGATCGTTATTCCAGTCCATTATCTGAGCGTTATGCAAGCCCTCAGATGCAGTATATTTTTTCACAGGATAAGAAGTTC
Coding sequences within it:
- a CDS encoding DUF5717 family protein, whose amino-acid sequence is MRDCIDRILKGQFEYDRGELSFSFPHLELNIQEGEVIEGSFTISGPSEKMSEGTVSSTEIRMEVLTDSFSGEKSEVSYRFRGEGLSGGDVIKGHFRIISNRGEYMLPFSVTVEQPKISSSLGDIRNLFHFTNLARSSWDEALHLFYSNQFHYIFKGNDAQYESLYRGLAKENMSQHNMDEFLVAINKKHPVTIECDVKSFEEEAPKEIVDRSIILTKGGWGYAHLKVDYEGDYLSGEKNYLTDDDFLGSKAYLHFRIDPQLLHSGNNYGCIKIYNEYTHIEIPVTVSTVDYDEEKHKSYIRKKRLTHELLRSYLAFRGRRVSSRQWMADTGKLISRMFTEDPDDIEFKLYGAHFLITAGRLGQGQYILEQIMPEIDRLARLGTEYGQQTYCYYLYLQTLISREESDIQKATELIEEVFKRHPDNWRIAWILGYVSDEYSLNPQNKWLLLQGQYERGCNSPIVYMDAFTILKNKPELFLRIDDFTISVLEFAADQGILTIPVMEQVTYLAGNVRNYDKRLYKILKASYESQESDEALLSLCSLLMKGERCDKESYTWYKKGAAKQLRLTRLYEYYMMSLPEDEDGKAIDDIPRVVLMYFSYQSNLPWTKNAVLYRYIYEHMDDYPELYESYRFQIEKFLVAEIEKKHISPALGWLYEHVVTAQMIDAQNAQKFLSLLYTCRIVVEDPDIKEVIVIYDKCRSQMHYDVVGKVCNLPLYGSEYTILLADANGDRHAASAPYSITKLMNPRDLISLTTPYIQSGTENLDQFLCELGRSAYTITLENVSRYRDLADSDVIREDVRAQIRSDLIRFYYEIRSDLIRFYYENDFMRQLSEYLNIIEPEKLTQRQRGEMLELMVLTGMYDKAVKWLRRYGCYNIDPKIIMRLCGRAFDAQKDYGDIVLTEIAWYAFHLGKYDEPTLLFLCNSFQGTIREMRDLFKASESYGMENRDLIERILVQMLYTGSYLGDHVDIYRNYVRTGTYLDLEMAYIAQCSYDYMVRDKVTEPYIYSRIETLYKNGALLPLVAMMAYLKFFAYADPMDREIAAKSFGTEQKETGVSRNNEICKAFLKTLMSKDLYFEFFKNYTSLSSVMHTFADRMILEYHTRPHIRCRVHYMLITEAGGEDSGEYQVRDLKEMYDGIYDASFILFYGEQLQYYITEEPEQRLDENGHIKPQKLTESGILSIADESFSEGSRKGIYGLINDVMMSEALSDDKAQFKLVSDYYRNKFLVEEFFKPV
- a CDS encoding DUF5716 family protein → MIFDTKKSKSYVLGYDLSDSFCQISYLSSDCDMPQTLSVLAGAELYNIPTVLSKEKGTSNWYYGKEASARIKEKGDIEISGLVEKARNGAVVMVDGAEYSPVALLALFIKRSLSLLSMEMSMELVKSIVFTARDLDDKMIEVLSMVVDKLGLDGCSVFYQSYEESFYYYMLYQPDDLKRQSAIALNYDFGRMYVYLLRFNRGLSPIVACVDTSYYDDLALADPELPASQEKIDMMDEQLSFLLRHQMENMVVNSVYLLGNGFRSQWMNKSLKFLCTGRRVFLGNNLFSKGASIAAREKISPSDFASDYVFLRKDKLFYNVGMVVDKSGKEVYHALLDAGISWYDAAASISVILDKEPWLKLIMTSVIEGTQHEELLELKDMPQRPERTTRLKIDLRMKSEEVLTVYVEDQGFGEIFPSSGTTWSLDVSCKRNIEIENIV